Proteins encoded within one genomic window of Streptomyces sp. NBC_00523:
- the lexA gene encoding transcriptional repressor LexA has protein sequence MTTTADSAIITAQDRSQSRLEPVHAMNDSVTNTEGPEPGRPARSLPGRPPGIRADSSGLTDRQRRVIEVIRDSVQRRGYPPSMREIGQAVGLSSTSSVAHQLMALERKGFLRRDPHRPRAYEVRGSDQPSTQPTDTTGKPAASYVPLVGRIAAGGPILAEESVEDVFPLPRQLVGDGELFVLKVVGDSMIEAAICDGDWVTVRRQPVAENGDIVAAMLDGEATVKRFKREDGHVWLLPHNAAYQPIPGDEATILGKVVAVLRRV, from the coding sequence GTGACCACCACCGCAGACAGTGCCATCATCACTGCCCAGGACCGCTCCCAGAGCCGACTCGAGCCGGTGCATGCCATGAATGACTCAGTCACGAACACGGAGGGCCCGGAGCCCGGGCGCCCAGCGCGCTCGCTTCCCGGACGACCTCCCGGAATCCGGGCGGACAGCTCGGGGCTCACGGACCGGCAGCGGCGGGTGATCGAGGTCATCCGGGATTCCGTGCAGCGGCGTGGCTATCCGCCGTCGATGCGGGAGATCGGTCAGGCGGTGGGCCTCTCCAGCACCTCCTCCGTCGCCCATCAGCTGATGGCGCTGGAGCGGAAGGGCTTCCTGCGCCGCGACCCGCACCGCCCCCGGGCGTACGAGGTACGCGGCTCGGACCAGCCGAGCACGCAGCCGACCGACACCACGGGCAAGCCCGCCGCCTCCTACGTGCCGCTGGTGGGCCGGATCGCCGCCGGTGGGCCGATCCTCGCCGAGGAGTCCGTCGAGGACGTCTTCCCGCTCCCCCGCCAGCTGGTGGGCGACGGCGAGCTCTTCGTCCTCAAGGTCGTCGGTGACTCGATGATCGAGGCGGCGATCTGTGACGGCGACTGGGTCACCGTGCGCCGCCAGCCCGTCGCGGAGAACGGCGACATCGTGGCCGCCATGCTGGACGGCGAGGCCACCGTGAAGCGCTTCAAGCGCGAGGACGGCCATGTCTGGCTGCTCCCGCACAACGCCGCATACCAGCCGATCCCCGGCGATGAGGCCACGATCCTCGGCAAGGTCGTCGCGGTGCTGCGCAGGGTCTGA